A single window of Caldicellulosiruptor bescii DSM 6725 DNA harbors:
- the rnpM gene encoding RNase P modulator RnpM has protein sequence MQEFIPHRKCVGCMSIKPKKELLRIVRTDKEIFIDSKQKMPGRGAYICKDLECLKLAMKKKGLEKSLKVNISKDFYEKLEEFLKNWQ, from the coding sequence GTGCAAGAGTTTATTCCTCATAGAAAATGTGTTGGCTGTATGAGTATAAAACCTAAAAAAGAGCTTTTGAGAATTGTCAGAACAGATAAAGAAATTTTTATTGACTCAAAACAGAAAATGCCAGGAAGAGGAGCATATATTTGTAAAGATTTAGAATGTTTAAAACTTGCTATGAAGAAAAAAGGATTAGAAAAATCGCTAAAAGTGAATATTTCAAAAGATTTTTATGAAAAGCTTGAAGAATTTTTAAAAAATTGGCAGTAA
- the infB gene encoding translation initiation factor IF-2, translating to MTNKLRIYEFAKLLDMQNKDLMDVLNKLNIEHKNHMSALEENDINLVLEYILQEKDKQQAERRAERRNVSKDQQVQEKRQKIEDRKPRKFDEKPRHERKVEEKEKSRQLRDERQKEERYKKEDKPVKSGARDKTTVQESRKTIEIEPKQEVEKKQVSKPKYEVAKEQKIEKKFQDKAQAKQKQEKAPKHKKQTFAIEEEHHEEVILGREELEKVDREVEDTLLEEEYLQEKHVRRGRKEKLKKKSKEQKEVLKLQTKPAQEEKKEEVIKIPEKIVVGEFANLIGKPAAEIIKKLIMLGVMANINQEIDFDIASLIAEDYGFKVEKEIIKTEEEILLEDQEDPSESLVPRPPVVVVMGHVDHGKTSLLDAIRKTNVTEKEAGGITQHIGASVVEINGRKITFLDTPGHEAFTAMRARGAQVTDIAVLVVAADDGVMPQTVEAINHAKAANVTIIVAINKIDKPEANPERVKQQLSEYGLIPEEWGGDTVFVNVSAKKKIGIDHLLEMILLVADLMELKANPNRPARGRVIEAKLDKGRGPVATVLIQKGTLKVGDYVVVGNTWGRIRAMMDDKGQRIKEAGPSMPVEILGLEDVPIAGDELVCVKDEKTAKTVAQIRQEKLKEEKMQSTKISLDELFERIQKGQLKELRVIIKADVQGSVEALKSAVERLSNDKVTVKVIHAAVGAITESDVTLASASDAIIIGFNVRPEVGAMSLAEKEKVDVRMYRIIYDVINDIEAAMKGLLEPVYKEVVIGHAEVRQIFKSSAVGTIAGCYVLDGKITRTANARIIRDGVVVYEGKLASLKRFKDDVREVAAGYECGMTFEKFNDIKEGDIVEAYEMQKVEN from the coding sequence ATGACTAATAAGCTTAGGATATATGAATTTGCAAAGCTTCTTGACATGCAAAATAAAGATTTAATGGATGTACTTAATAAGTTAAACATTGAACACAAAAATCATATGAGTGCTCTTGAAGAGAATGATATAAATCTTGTACTTGAATATATTTTGCAAGAGAAGGACAAACAACAAGCTGAAAGAAGAGCAGAAAGAAGAAATGTTTCAAAGGATCAACAGGTTCAAGAAAAGAGGCAAAAAATAGAAGACAGAAAACCTCGAAAGTTTGATGAAAAGCCTCGTCATGAAAGAAAGGTAGAAGAAAAAGAAAAAAGTAGACAGCTACGAGATGAAAGACAGAAAGAAGAGAGATATAAAAAAGAAGATAAACCAGTAAAGTCTGGGGCAAGAGACAAAACAACAGTGCAAGAGAGTAGGAAAACTATAGAGATTGAACCCAAGCAGGAAGTAGAAAAAAAACAGGTTTCTAAACCAAAATACGAGGTCGCGAAGGAACAGAAAATAGAGAAGAAATTTCAGGATAAGGCTCAAGCAAAACAGAAGCAGGAAAAGGCTCCAAAACACAAAAAACAAACTTTTGCTATTGAGGAAGAACATCATGAAGAAGTGATATTAGGCAGAGAAGAACTTGAAAAGGTTGACAGAGAAGTTGAAGATACTCTTTTAGAAGAAGAATACTTGCAAGAAAAGCATGTCAGACGCGGGAGAAAAGAAAAACTTAAGAAGAAGTCGAAAGAGCAAAAAGAGGTTTTGAAATTACAGACAAAGCCAGCTCAGGAGGAGAAAAAAGAAGAGGTAATAAAGATACCAGAAAAGATTGTGGTTGGCGAGTTTGCAAACTTGATAGGAAAACCTGCGGCAGAGATTATCAAAAAGCTAATAATGCTTGGTGTGATGGCAAATATCAATCAAGAGATAGACTTTGATATTGCATCTTTAATAGCAGAAGACTATGGATTTAAAGTAGAAAAAGAGATTATAAAAACTGAAGAAGAGATTCTTTTAGAGGACCAGGAAGACCCGTCAGAAAGCCTTGTTCCACGACCGCCTGTTGTGGTTGTAATGGGTCACGTTGACCATGGAAAGACATCCTTACTTGATGCTATAAGAAAAACTAATGTAACAGAAAAAGAAGCGGGTGGAATTACACAGCATATAGGTGCATCTGTTGTTGAGATAAACGGCAGAAAGATAACATTTTTAGACACGCCTGGGCATGAAGCGTTTACTGCGATGAGGGCAAGAGGTGCTCAGGTCACTGATATAGCAGTACTTGTTGTTGCAGCTGATGATGGTGTTATGCCACAGACGGTAGAAGCTATCAACCACGCAAAAGCAGCAAATGTTACTATCATAGTTGCAATAAACAAAATTGATAAGCCAGAGGCAAACCCTGAAAGAGTAAAGCAACAGCTATCAGAATATGGACTTATTCCAGAAGAGTGGGGTGGAGACACAGTCTTTGTAAATGTATCTGCAAAGAAAAAGATAGGTATTGACCATCTGCTTGAAATGATTTTGCTTGTTGCAGACCTTATGGAGCTCAAAGCAAATCCAAACAGACCTGCACGTGGTAGGGTAATTGAAGCAAAACTTGATAAAGGTAGAGGACCTGTTGCAACAGTTTTGATTCAAAAAGGAACACTAAAAGTAGGGGATTATGTTGTTGTTGGAAACACATGGGGAAGAATTCGTGCAATGATGGACGACAAAGGTCAGAGAATAAAGGAAGCAGGTCCTTCCATGCCTGTTGAGATTTTAGGGCTTGAAGATGTGCCCATTGCAGGTGACGAGCTTGTATGTGTGAAGGACGAAAAGACAGCAAAGACGGTTGCGCAGATAAGGCAGGAAAAGCTCAAAGAAGAAAAGATGCAAAGCACAAAGATATCCCTTGATGAGCTTTTTGAAAGAATTCAAAAAGGCCAGTTGAAAGAGCTAAGGGTTATTATAAAAGCTGACGTTCAAGGGTCGGTGGAAGCACTAAAATCTGCTGTTGAAAGACTTTCAAACGACAAGGTTACTGTCAAGGTCATACATGCCGCGGTTGGTGCTATCACTGAATCGGATGTTACTTTGGCTTCTGCATCGGACGCTATTATAATAGGATTTAATGTCAGACCAGAGGTTGGTGCAATGTCACTTGCTGAAAAAGAAAAGGTTGATGTGAGGATGTATAGGATAATCTATGATGTAATAAATGACATTGAAGCTGCTATGAAAGGGCTGCTTGAGCCTGTCTACAAAGAAGTAGTAATAGGACATGCAGAAGTAAGACAGATATTCAAATCATCTGCAGTTGGCACAATTGCAGGATGTTATGTTCTGGACGGCAAGATAACAAGGACAGCAAACGCGCGAATTATTCGTGACGGTGTTGTTGTTTATGAAGGGAAACTTGCATCGCTCAAGCGTTTTAAAGATGATGTCAGAGAAGTTGCAGCTGGGTATGAATGTGGTATGACCTTTGAGAAGTTTAACGATATAAAAGAAGGGGATATTGTGGAAGCATATGAAATGCAGAAAGTGGAAAACTAA
- the rbfA gene encoding 30S ribosome-binding factor RbfA codes for MQFERSDRVSEEIKKELSDIIQHDLKDPRLCAELISIVKVNMSKDLRHAKVYVSIFDKDKEKVETTMKALENAKPYIRREISRRISLRFTPEITFELDDSIEYGARISQILNQLNIPKEDENIEESEGEEEN; via the coding sequence ATGCAATTTGAAAGGTCAGACAGGGTTTCTGAAGAGATAAAAAAGGAACTTAGCGATATAATTCAACATGATCTCAAAGATCCTCGCCTTTGTGCAGAACTTATAAGCATAGTAAAGGTGAATATGAGCAAGGATTTGAGACATGCAAAGGTTTATGTTAGTATATTTGACAAGGACAAAGAAAAAGTTGAAACTACAATGAAAGCGTTAGAAAATGCAAAACCTTATATTCGAAGAGAAATATCAAGAAGGATAAGCTTAAGATTTACTCCAGAGATAACATTTGAGCTGGACGACTCGATTGAGTATGGTGCACGAATTTCCCAGATTTTGAATCAGCTTAATATTCCAAAAGAAGATGAAAACATTGAGGAAAGTGAAGGTGAAGAAGAAAATTGA
- a CDS encoding DHH family phosphoesterase → MIESKIIQQLLESNSIAIVSHENPDGDCIGSMLALYMALKRKGKNARMFLKNNVPKNLRFLPAAEKIEVVDRIDENFDVLVLLDTGELERTGIENIENCYSKLINIDHHVTSEGIGDLFYINSSSAATGEIIYQIVKLMGIDNDKEIATCLYTSIFTDTGGFKYSNTTSITHQIAGDLINTGIDFVYIINKVFDEMSLSKFNLLKDVLQTLELFEGNKIAFLTVTKEMLKKNGASRDETENIINFARNIEDVEIAAIFIEEEDKIKVSLRSKYYIDCAQIAKEFGGGGHLRAAGFSSRNVSLAAVKENLLKRLKSDLR, encoded by the coding sequence TTGATAGAGAGTAAGATTATTCAGCAGCTTTTAGAATCAAATTCGATTGCTATTGTATCGCACGAGAATCCTGATGGGGATTGTATCGGCTCAATGCTTGCGCTTTATATGGCACTTAAAAGAAAAGGTAAAAATGCAAGAATGTTCTTGAAAAATAATGTTCCAAAGAATTTGAGGTTTTTGCCTGCAGCAGAAAAAATAGAGGTGGTAGACAGAATTGACGAAAATTTTGATGTTCTTGTCCTGCTTGACACAGGTGAGCTTGAGAGGACGGGAATTGAAAACATTGAAAATTGTTATTCAAAGCTAATAAATATAGACCACCATGTGACAAGCGAAGGGATAGGAGATCTGTTTTATATAAATTCTTCCTCTGCTGCAACAGGTGAAATTATATACCAGATTGTCAAACTTATGGGGATTGATAATGATAAAGAAATTGCAACCTGTCTTTACACAAGTATTTTTACCGACACAGGAGGATTTAAATATTCAAACACTACTTCAATAACCCATCAGATTGCAGGTGATTTAATAAACACTGGAATTGACTTTGTGTATATTATCAACAAGGTATTTGATGAGATGAGCCTTTCAAAGTTTAATCTTTTGAAAGATGTTTTGCAAACATTAGAACTTTTTGAGGGAAACAAGATTGCTTTTTTGACAGTGACAAAAGAGATGCTGAAGAAAAATGGTGCCTCACGAGATGAGACAGAAAACATTATAAATTTTGCAAGAAACATTGAAGATGTTGAAATAGCTGCAATATTTATTGAAGAAGAAGACAAAATAAAGGTGAGTCTGAGGTCGAAATACTATATTGACTGTGCCCAGATTGCTAAGGAATTTGGTGGAGGAGGGCATTTGAGGGCAGCTGGTTTTTCAAGTAGAAACGTTTCTTTAGCTGCTGTAAAGGAAAACCTACTAAAAAGATTAAAAAGTGATCTGAGATGA
- the truB gene encoding tRNA pseudouridine(55) synthase TruB, with protein MNGVLLVDKPVGITSHDVVEFVRKVFNVKAGHAGTLDPFATGLLVILLGEATKLSSFFTSQEKTYIATMQFGIRTDTLDITGKIKEKNSVIVEEKEIEECFKILKGEIELKVPIFSAKKLNGRKLYEYARKGINIEIPKVKSIIYNIEIINFSYPYLEFKVQCSHGTYIRSLAEKIAENLSTVGLLSELRRIRSGFFDLKDAVTLSDIRAESIIPVCRLFKNEIKVGRKTYKKILNGNPLVNQDIEDIIDIDTVFADFYKIWVDKVVFIYKRENDVFKYILKVETTDECL; from the coding sequence ATGAATGGAGTTTTGCTTGTTGACAAACCAGTAGGAATTACCTCACATGATGTTGTTGAATTTGTCAGAAAAGTGTTCAACGTGAAAGCTGGGCATGCAGGAACGCTCGACCCGTTTGCAACAGGGCTTTTGGTCATTTTGCTGGGGGAGGCTACAAAGCTTTCTTCTTTCTTTACAAGCCAGGAAAAAACATATATAGCAACAATGCAGTTTGGCATAAGGACTGACACGCTTGATATAACTGGTAAAATCAAAGAAAAGAATAGTGTAATTGTTGAAGAAAAGGAGATAGAAGAATGCTTTAAAATTTTAAAAGGAGAAATCGAACTTAAGGTTCCAATTTTTTCTGCAAAGAAACTCAATGGCAGAAAACTCTATGAGTATGCGCGAAAAGGAATAAATATTGAAATTCCAAAGGTGAAGAGTATCATATATAATATAGAGATAATCAACTTTTCATATCCGTATCTTGAATTTAAAGTTCAGTGCAGCCATGGAACATATATAAGAAGTTTGGCAGAAAAGATTGCAGAAAATCTTTCTACTGTGGGTCTGCTTTCTGAGCTAAGAAGGATAAGAAGCGGTTTTTTTGATTTGAAAGATGCAGTTACTTTGAGCGATATCAGGGCAGAAAGTATAATTCCTGTATGTAGGCTATTTAAAAATGAGATAAAAGTAGGCAGAAAAACATATAAGAAGATTTTAAATGGGAATCCACTCGTAAACCAGGACATAGAAGATATTATAGATATTGACACTGTATTTGCAGACTTTTATAAAATTTGGGTTGATAAGGTTGTCTTTATATACAAACGAGAAAATGATGTGTTTAAATATATTTTAAAGGTGGAAACTACAGATGAATGTTTATGA
- a CDS encoding bifunctional riboflavin kinase/FAD synthetase: protein MNVYEMVAKREDTPAVALGFFDGFHIGHKKLFEVLNANANGKKKVVFTFKNHPDNLLGFDTKYILTNEERLEFFRNYGIDDVYFIEFNKKIMQMDKDRFIEEILIDKLNVSVVVVGYDFTFGYMAEGDSRYLCEKLYQFGRKCIVIDPVMYQEHIVSSTLIRRLILEGNIKLANCMLGFHFFISGTVKRGNRLGKKMGFPTINIKFDKEKIVPKKGVYVTNTIIDDKRYLSITNVGTNPTVSASENIKIETHVLGVDKDMYGKRVKIEFIDFVREEKKFSNIDELKNQITQDVEYVKALFCKASI from the coding sequence ATGAATGTTTATGAAATGGTGGCGAAAAGGGAAGATACCCCGGCTGTTGCGCTTGGATTTTTTGACGGCTTTCATATAGGTCATAAAAAGTTGTTTGAGGTTTTAAATGCAAATGCCAATGGAAAAAAGAAAGTTGTTTTTACTTTTAAAAATCATCCCGACAACCTTCTTGGTTTTGATACAAAGTATATACTTACGAACGAGGAAAGATTAGAATTTTTCAGAAATTATGGCATAGATGATGTGTATTTTATAGAATTTAATAAAAAGATAATGCAGATGGATAAAGATAGGTTTATTGAGGAAATTCTAATTGATAAGTTAAATGTATCAGTGGTAGTTGTAGGGTATGACTTTACGTTCGGATACATGGCAGAGGGAGATAGCAGGTATCTGTGTGAAAAACTTTACCAGTTTGGCCGAAAGTGTATAGTGATTGACCCGGTGATGTACCAAGAGCACATTGTGAGCAGCACGCTTATCCGAAGGTTAATACTTGAGGGGAATATAAAACTTGCGAACTGCATGCTTGGCTTTCACTTTTTCATTAGTGGTACTGTAAAAAGAGGTAACAGGTTGGGGAAAAAGATGGGTTTTCCAACCATTAACATAAAATTTGATAAAGAAAAGATAGTACCAAAAAAAGGTGTATATGTCACAAATACAATTATTGATGATAAGAGGTATCTTTCCATAACCAATGTGGGGACAAACCCCACTGTTTCAGCCTCAGAAAATATAAAGATAGAGACACACGTATTGGGTGTTGATAAGGACATGTATGGCAAGCGAGTTAAAATAGAATTTATCGATTTTGTGCGTGAAGAGAAAAAATTTTCAAATATAGATGAACTTAAAAACCAAATAACGCAAGATGTTGAATATGTAAAAGCTTTATTTTGCAAAGCAAGTATATAG
- the rpsO gene encoding 30S ribosomal protein S15, with the protein MLTKQQKEEIIKKYQLHESDTGSPEVQIALLTERINRLNEHLQAHKKDFHSRRGLLKMVGQRRKLLNYLKNYDINRYRELIEKLGLRK; encoded by the coding sequence ATGCTCACAAAACAACAGAAGGAAGAAATTATTAAAAAGTATCAGCTCCATGAATCTGACACTGGTTCTCCAGAGGTACAAATTGCGCTTTTGACAGAAAGAATTAACAGGCTCAACGAACACCTTCAGGCTCACAAAAAGGATTTTCATTCAAGAAGAGGACTTTTGAAGATGGTAGGGCAGAGAAGAAAACTTCTCAATTATCTTAAAAATTATGATATCAACAGGTATCGTGAGCTTATAGAGAAATTAGGACTGAGAAAATAA
- a CDS encoding polyribonucleotide nucleotidyltransferase has translation MESKIYKMELAGRELSFEIGKYALLANGAVLARYGDTAVLVTACASEKPREGINFFPLTVDYEERLYSVGKIPGGFIKREGKPSEKAILSARLIDRPIRPLFPKDFYHDVSVIATVLSVDPDNPPDVLAMLGSSVALSISDIPFEGPTGSVLVGYVDDKIVINPTAKEREVSKLHLVVSGTKDRVMMIEAGAKEVSEDIMLEAIMRAQEEIKKIVEFIEGIVREVGKPKMEYQKRIVPEDIKQKVREIAYDKVYQYVQIPDKIERDKKLDELKEEVFKAFEGETEETLLLVDDALYSLEKEIVRKMIAEEGKRPDGRKFDEIRPLYAEIGILPRTHGSALFKRGYTQVLTVATLGTKGEMQFLDGLEEEEAKRYMHHYNFPPFSTGESKPVRGPGRREIGHGALAERALEPVIPSEDEFPYTIRLVSEVLTSNGSTSQASVCGSTLALMDAGVPIKAPVAGISIGLITKDDGSFILLTDIQGIEDFFGDMDFKVAGTREGITAIQLDIKIHGLTKEIIEKALYQAREARLKILDFMQTVIDKPRSELSPYAPKIFKTTVDPEKIRDIIGPGGKMINKIIAETNVKIDIEPDGRIFVAAPDDISGNRAISMIEGIGREIEVGQFFLGKVTRTASYGAFVEIYPGKEGLVHISQLDERRLKSVDEVVKVGDLVLVKVIGIDKLGRLSLSRKEALNVTYSRKAK, from the coding sequence TTGGAGAGTAAAATTTATAAAATGGAGCTTGCTGGAAGAGAGCTAAGCTTTGAGATTGGAAAATACGCTCTTTTAGCAAACGGGGCTGTGCTTGCAAGATATGGTGATACGGCAGTACTTGTCACTGCATGTGCTTCTGAAAAGCCCAGAGAAGGTATAAACTTTTTCCCTCTTACAGTTGACTATGAAGAGAGGCTGTACTCTGTTGGTAAAATTCCAGGTGGATTTATAAAAAGAGAAGGTAAACCGTCCGAAAAAGCGATTCTTTCTGCAAGATTAATTGACAGACCTATAAGACCGCTTTTCCCAAAGGATTTTTATCATGATGTCTCTGTTATAGCCACAGTACTGTCAGTTGACCCTGACAATCCACCGGATGTCCTTGCAATGCTTGGTTCATCTGTTGCACTGTCAATCTCTGATATACCATTTGAAGGTCCGACTGGTTCAGTGCTTGTTGGGTATGTGGACGATAAAATTGTCATAAATCCGACCGCAAAAGAAAGAGAAGTGAGCAAACTTCATCTTGTTGTATCAGGAACAAAAGATAGGGTAATGATGATAGAAGCTGGTGCGAAAGAAGTTTCAGAAGACATAATGCTTGAGGCTATAATGAGGGCACAGGAAGAGATAAAGAAGATTGTTGAATTCATTGAGGGAATAGTAAGAGAAGTTGGCAAGCCGAAAATGGAATATCAAAAGAGGATTGTGCCAGAAGATATAAAACAAAAGGTACGTGAGATTGCATACGACAAGGTTTACCAGTATGTGCAGATACCTGACAAGATTGAGAGGGATAAAAAGCTTGATGAGCTCAAAGAGGAAGTATTCAAGGCTTTTGAAGGTGAGACAGAAGAAACTCTTTTACTTGTAGATGATGCTCTTTATAGCCTTGAAAAAGAGATTGTCAGAAAGATGATTGCAGAGGAAGGGAAACGCCCTGATGGCAGAAAATTCGACGAGATAAGACCTCTTTATGCTGAGATTGGTATTCTGCCAAGAACACATGGTTCAGCGCTGTTCAAAAGAGGTTACACTCAGGTCTTGACAGTGGCAACTCTTGGTACAAAAGGTGAGATGCAATTTTTAGATGGTCTTGAAGAAGAAGAGGCAAAAAGGTATATGCATCATTATAACTTTCCGCCATTTTCTACAGGTGAATCAAAACCTGTAAGAGGTCCTGGAAGAAGAGAGATAGGACATGGCGCATTAGCTGAAAGGGCTCTTGAACCTGTTATTCCTTCAGAAGATGAATTTCCTTACACCATTCGACTTGTATCTGAGGTTTTGACATCTAACGGTTCAACGTCACAGGCAAGTGTATGTGGTAGTACTCTTGCACTTATGGATGCTGGTGTGCCAATCAAAGCTCCGGTTGCAGGAATTTCTATCGGCCTTATTACAAAAGACGACGGCAGTTTTATTTTACTTACTGACATTCAAGGTATAGAAGACTTCTTTGGAGATATGGACTTTAAAGTGGCAGGGACCCGAGAAGGTATTACTGCCATTCAGCTTGACATAAAAATCCATGGACTTACAAAAGAAATTATCGAAAAAGCACTCTACCAGGCAAGAGAAGCAAGGCTTAAAATTTTGGATTTTATGCAAACTGTAATTGACAAACCAAGAAGCGAGCTTTCACCTTATGCTCCAAAGATATTCAAAACTACAGTTGACCCTGAGAAAATTAGAGATATAATTGGACCTGGTGGAAAGATGATAAATAAAATCATCGCAGAGACAAATGTAAAGATTGATATAGAACCCGATGGAAGAATATTTGTTGCGGCACCTGATGATATCTCTGGTAACAGGGCAATTAGTATGATTGAGGGAATTGGTCGCGAGATTGAAGTTGGGCAGTTTTTCCTTGGCAAGGTGACAAGAACTGCATCTTATGGAGCATTTGTTGAAATATATCCTGGCAAGGAAGGACTTGTGCATATATCTCAGTTAGATGAGAGAAGATTAAAATCTGTAGACGAAGTTGTAAAAGTTGGAGATTTGGTGCTTGTAAAGGTAATAGGGATTGACAAGCTTGGCAGACTTTCACTTTCACGAAAAGAAGCACTGAACGTAACATACTCAAGAAAAGCAAAATAA
- a CDS encoding threonine/serine exporter family protein produces MLERSLVFQLTSAFIVSFSFAILTNSPRKSLLYCGINGMCGWLVNLLLLQFGFSQILSVFFAALSINVLSEIFARFLKNPVPIFLIPGLIPLVPGAGMYNTMTALLKSQFELAIKTGMQTLLIAGSIAVAIMIVTSFNWVFKAFQRKS; encoded by the coding sequence ATGTTGGAAAGAAGTTTGGTGTTTCAGCTAACTTCAGCGTTTATTGTAAGTTTTTCTTTTGCCATCCTTACAAACTCACCACGCAAAAGTCTGCTGTACTGTGGAATAAATGGAATGTGCGGCTGGCTTGTCAATTTACTTCTGTTGCAATTTGGGTTTTCTCAAATTCTTTCTGTTTTCTTCGCAGCACTCTCTATAAATGTGCTGTCAGAAATATTTGCAAGATTTCTCAAAAATCCTGTACCAATTTTTCTTATCCCGGGATTGATACCACTTGTGCCAGGAGCTGGCATGTATAATACAATGACAGCACTTCTCAAAAGCCAGTTTGAACTTGCTATTAAGACGGGCATGCAAACCCTTTTGATTGCAGGTTCAATTGCAGTGGCGATAATGATTGTAACGTCTTTTAACTGGGTGTTCAAGGCCTTTCAGAGAAAATCATAA
- a CDS encoding threonine/serine exporter family protein codes for MMSSKQLIEIALLAGEIMLTNGAETHRVEDTMVRICSKGKLKLAESFVIPTVIVATISDENNNLVTVSKRIKSRTIDLNKISLVNQFSRDFQIKDFTYDQAIEILNKIKNKKGYASYLLPFAAALVCCFSTILFGGKLRDAISAFFVGFVTQTILNYTNSKNFSYFISYIIGGAITALIAIITVSLNIGIHLDKIIIGSVMIMTPGVAITNAIRDTIAGDLLSGVARGVEAFLIAVFIATGAGIALSLFR; via the coding sequence ATGATGAGCTCGAAACAACTTATAGAGATTGCGCTCTTAGCAGGTGAGATAATGCTTACAAACGGTGCTGAAACGCACAGAGTAGAAGATACAATGGTTAGAATATGCTCAAAAGGAAAATTAAAGCTTGCCGAAAGTTTTGTAATACCTACAGTGATTGTCGCAACAATTTCAGATGAAAATAATAATCTGGTTACTGTCTCAAAAAGAATTAAAAGTAGAACAATCGATCTTAATAAAATCTCACTTGTAAATCAGTTTTCCCGCGATTTTCAAATCAAAGACTTCACTTACGATCAAGCAATTGAAATCTTGAATAAGATTAAAAATAAAAAAGGATATGCTTCTTATTTGCTACCATTTGCAGCAGCACTTGTGTGTTGTTTTTCCACAATTTTGTTTGGAGGAAAACTGAGAGATGCAATTTCAGCTTTTTTTGTAGGTTTTGTCACTCAAACCATTTTAAACTATACTAACTCTAAAAACTTTTCTTATTTTATTTCATACATCATTGGAGGGGCTATCACTGCTTTGATAGCTATTATCACAGTAAGTCTCAATATAGGTATTCACTTAGATAAAATAATTATTGGTTCTGTAATGATAATGACACCAGGTGTTGCAATTACTAACGCAATAAGAGATACTATTGCAGGTGATCTTTTATCTGGGGTTGCAAGAGGAGTTGAAGCTTTTTTAATAGCTGTGTTCATCGCAACAGGAGCCGGTATTGCGCTCAGTCTTTTTAGATAA